One region of Candidatus Hydrogenedentota bacterium genomic DNA includes:
- a CDS encoding TolC family protein, whose amino-acid sequence MAKYLVLILAALPVFAQGTFTAGEAVAMALGGHPALRAAGHATDEERGAALQAGLPPNPEVEAGVEAFRSGDDHELLVGVSQTLPVSGARRAARRAALLGVDAAERQAGALQKELAAEVRRLFHETLAAGERVRLAEAARADAEETARLMRVRHEKGDAPEMDAMRADAEHGRRRADAARAGRTRESLRARLAELCGVMPDALPECAGALAPAPEEVPEAEVLRARLEATPRHAARVLREGQAKTETEAARRAGFPEPTLRAGLRRDNASGTNSLDFGVGIALPLFDRNQGTVAAARARAQRLAAENESALRGELRRAMELRGEAASALDAAARLRGEVIPRYQEVCAAAEKALEIGGATLFELIAARDEFNRARMELLECEAAARAALVELEALL is encoded by the coding sequence ATGGCGAAATATCTGGTGCTTATCCTGGCGGCCCTGCCGGTGTTCGCGCAGGGCACGTTCACCGCCGGGGAGGCCGTGGCCATGGCGCTGGGCGGGCATCCCGCCCTGCGCGCTGCGGGGCACGCCACCGACGAGGAGCGGGGCGCGGCCCTGCAGGCGGGGCTGCCGCCCAATCCGGAAGTCGAGGCGGGCGTCGAGGCGTTCCGTTCCGGTGATGACCATGAGCTTCTTGTGGGCGTCTCCCAGACGCTTCCGGTGTCCGGGGCAAGGCGTGCGGCGCGCCGCGCCGCGCTGCTCGGTGTGGACGCGGCGGAGCGGCAGGCCGGGGCGCTGCAAAAGGAACTGGCGGCGGAGGTCCGACGGCTGTTCCATGAGACCCTTGCCGCCGGGGAACGGGTCCGGCTGGCTGAGGCCGCCCGTGCGGACGCGGAGGAGACGGCCCGGCTCATGCGGGTACGGCATGAGAAGGGGGACGCGCCGGAGATGGACGCGATGCGGGCCGACGCGGAGCATGGCCGCCGACGCGCGGATGCGGCGCGTGCGGGGCGGACACGGGAGTCCCTGCGCGCGCGGCTGGCGGAACTGTGCGGCGTGATGCCGGACGCGCTGCCCGAGTGCGCCGGTGCGCTTGCGCCCGCGCCGGAGGAAGTGCCGGAGGCGGAGGTCCTGCGCGCGCGCCTGGAGGCGACGCCGCGCCATGCGGCGCGGGTACTCCGTGAGGGTCAGGCCAAAACCGAGACGGAGGCGGCGCGGCGCGCCGGATTTCCGGAACCCACCCTGCGCGCGGGGCTTCGCCGTGACAACGCGTCCGGCACGAACTCGCTGGATTTTGGGGTGGGCATTGCCCTGCCGCTGTTTGACCGCAACCAGGGAACGGTGGCGGCGGCGAGGGCGCGCGCGCAACGCCTTGCGGCGGAAAATGAGTCGGCCCTGCGCGGTGAACTGCGCCGCGCGATGGAGCTCCGCGGAGAGGCCGCGTCCGCGCTGGACGCCGCCGCGCGCCTGCGCGGGGAGGTAATCCCCCGGTATCAGGAGGTGTGCGCGGCGGCTGAAAAGGCGCTGGAAATCGGCGGGGCCACGCTCTTCGAGCTGATTGCCGCGCGCGACGAGTTCAACCGCGCGCGCATGGAACTGCTCGAATGTGAGGCCGCCGCACGCGCCGCCCTGGTGGAACTGGAGGCGCTGCTGTAA
- a CDS encoding efflux RND transporter permease subunit — MMDKLIKWSVDNRYLVVGIAAAFTLFGVIVCAGVSVDVFPDLTAPTVVALTEASGMSPADVENLVTYPLETALNGAPGVRRVRSASMPGFSVVWAEFQWGEAMNTARQIVAERVALAATEMPEGVSPPVLAPPTSLMGEIRLAALQSASHSPMELQDYADKVLRRRLLAVPGIAQVTTVGGGNRQYQVRLKPGRLAAHGLTVSGIADTLRENNGNVPAGVVSENGTEYLVTGLGRLRTVTEIESVVVSARGGVPLRLGDVAEVGPGVAPARGAASANGREAVLLFVQRQPQANTLALDDVLEKVFAEEAARLPEGMTLDTGLMRQADFIRTAVRNVALAIRDGAVLVVLVMALFLMSSRAMLITLTALPISIIAAVLAIHAFGGTVNTMTLGGLAVAIGSLMDDAVIDVENTVRRLRLNARLPEASRRNPLLVVYEASAEVRSSIVFATVIISVVFLPLYALENVEGRLLRPLGTAYIVSIFASLLVALTLTPALEALLLPRSRAVKKGLEPGVAARVRAVYGSLLRPLLRHPWLVSAPVLAVFLLAAGSLSFMGRAFLPDFNEGALNVITNTLPGTSLEESDHLGRWVERILMDIPEVASVARKTGRGELDEHAQGVEGTEFEATYTLAGRSKEEMLADIRERLGAVPGINFGIGGPISHRIDHMLSGARAGIAVKISGDDLYTLRELAEEARAAMSGIPGVTDLAVEPQTDVPEISVRFDRDRLARHGVPFTEAGLTLRAALHGAPVSRIYEGRNAYELALRVDDPSGGRLAGLEQLPLRADSGAVVPLGDVAEITRGSGPNIITRDQVQRKIFVTCNPAGRDVASVVADIRAKVDPLVAGRPGYAVHYGGQFESAAAASKRLLAAGAAVMLGVLALLCLAFRNLRDAVFVMLSLPMALIGGVAAVFLMGGVLSIASIIGFISVFGVAARNGIMLLNHIRNLQLREGVTDFHEAVWRGSVERVVPVLMTAVSTGLALVPLVMAHEAPGNEIQSPMAVVIIGGLISATVLNMLVVPALYLRLGRPAREL; from the coding sequence TCCGTGGTCTGGGCGGAGTTCCAGTGGGGCGAGGCCATGAACACGGCCCGGCAGATAGTGGCCGAACGGGTCGCGCTGGCCGCCACCGAAATGCCCGAGGGCGTGTCGCCGCCCGTGCTGGCGCCGCCCACCTCGCTCATGGGCGAGATACGGCTGGCCGCCCTCCAGTCGGCGTCGCATTCCCCGATGGAGCTGCAGGATTATGCGGACAAGGTCCTGCGTCGGCGCCTGCTTGCCGTGCCCGGCATCGCGCAGGTTACGACTGTCGGCGGCGGGAACCGGCAGTACCAGGTCCGGCTCAAACCCGGGCGTCTGGCCGCCCACGGGCTGACCGTTTCCGGGATTGCGGACACGCTGCGGGAAAACAACGGGAACGTGCCCGCCGGGGTGGTTTCGGAAAACGGCACGGAATATCTTGTCACCGGTCTGGGCAGGCTCCGGACGGTCACGGAGATTGAGTCCGTGGTCGTGTCCGCGCGCGGCGGCGTGCCGCTGCGCCTGGGCGATGTGGCCGAAGTGGGGCCGGGCGTGGCGCCCGCCCGGGGCGCCGCCTCCGCCAACGGCCGGGAGGCCGTGCTGCTGTTTGTCCAGCGTCAGCCGCAGGCCAACACGCTGGCGCTGGACGACGTGCTGGAGAAGGTGTTTGCGGAGGAGGCCGCGCGGCTGCCGGAGGGCATGACCCTCGACACCGGACTGATGCGCCAGGCGGATTTCATCCGGACGGCGGTGCGGAACGTGGCCCTGGCCATCCGTGACGGCGCGGTGCTGGTGGTCCTGGTGATGGCGCTGTTCCTGATGAGTTCGCGGGCCATGCTGATCACCCTGACCGCCCTGCCGATTTCGATCATCGCCGCGGTGCTCGCCATCCACGCCTTCGGCGGCACGGTGAACACCATGACCCTCGGCGGCCTTGCCGTGGCCATCGGTTCGCTCATGGACGACGCCGTCATTGACGTGGAGAACACCGTCCGCCGACTCCGGCTGAACGCGCGGCTGCCGGAGGCATCGCGCCGCAACCCGCTGCTCGTGGTGTACGAGGCCAGCGCCGAGGTGCGCTCCTCCATCGTCTTCGCCACGGTGATTATCTCGGTCGTCTTCCTGCCGCTCTACGCGCTGGAAAATGTCGAGGGGCGGCTGTTGCGCCCCCTCGGTACCGCCTACATTGTCTCCATCTTCGCCTCGCTGCTGGTGGCGCTCACCCTCACCCCCGCGCTGGAGGCGCTGCTGCTCCCGCGCAGCCGCGCCGTGAAAAAGGGCCTGGAGCCGGGTGTGGCGGCAAGGGTCCGCGCCGTTTACGGCTCCCTGCTGCGGCCGCTGCTGCGGCATCCCTGGCTGGTGTCCGCGCCGGTGCTGGCCGTTTTTCTGCTCGCGGCGGGCTCGCTTTCGTTCATGGGGCGGGCGTTCCTTCCCGACTTCAACGAGGGCGCGCTCAATGTCATCACCAACACCCTGCCCGGCACCTCGCTGGAGGAGTCGGACCACCTTGGGCGCTGGGTGGAGCGGATTCTGATGGACATCCCGGAGGTGGCCTCCGTGGCCCGCAAGACGGGGCGCGGCGAGCTGGACGAGCACGCCCAGGGTGTCGAGGGCACCGAGTTCGAGGCGACCTACACCCTCGCGGGGCGGTCCAAGGAGGAGATGCTCGCGGACATTCGCGAACGGCTGGGCGCGGTGCCGGGAATCAATTTCGGCATTGGCGGGCCCATTTCCCACCGGATAGACCACATGCTCTCCGGCGCGCGCGCGGGCATCGCGGTGAAAATTTCCGGCGACGACCTGTACACCCTCCGCGAGCTGGCGGAGGAGGCGCGGGCGGCCATGTCGGGCATTCCCGGCGTGACGGACCTTGCGGTGGAGCCACAGACGGACGTGCCTGAAATCAGCGTGCGCTTTGACCGGGACCGGCTGGCGCGGCACGGGGTGCCCTTCACGGAGGCGGGGCTGACGCTCCGGGCCGCGCTGCACGGCGCGCCCGTGTCCAGGATATACGAGGGCCGAAACGCCTATGAGCTGGCGCTGCGGGTGGACGACCCCTCCGGCGGGCGGCTGGCCGGTCTGGAGCAGCTTCCGTTGCGGGCGGACTCCGGCGCGGTGGTGCCCCTGGGGGATGTGGCGGAAATCACGCGGGGCAGCGGGCCGAACATCATCACCCGGGACCAGGTGCAGCGGAAAATCTTCGTCACCTGCAACCCCGCCGGGCGCGACGTGGCCTCCGTGGTGGCGGACATCCGCGCCAAGGTGGACCCGCTGGTCGCGGGGAGGCCCGGCTACGCCGTGCATTACGGCGGGCAGTTCGAGAGCGCCGCGGCCGCGTCGAAACGGCTGCTGGCGGCGGGCGCCGCGGTGATGCTGGGCGTGCTGGCCCTGCTGTGCCTGGCCTTCCGCAACCTGCGCGACGCGGTCTTTGTGATGCTCAGCCTGCCCATGGCGCTCATCGGCGGCGTGGCGGCGGTCTTCCTCATGGGCGGGGTGCTCTCCATCGCGTCCATCATCGGGTTCATCAGCGTGTTCGGCGTGGCCGCGCGGAACGGCATCATGCTGCTGAACCACATCCGAAACCTCCAGCTCCGCGAGGGGGTGACGGATTTCCACGAGGCGGTCTGGCGCGGGTCGGTCGAGCGGGTGGTCCCCGTGCTGATGACCGCCGTGTCCACAGGCCTCGCACTGGTCCCCCTGGTGATGGCCCACGAGGCGCCGGGCAACGAGATTCAGAGTCCCATGGCCGTGGTCATCATCGGGGGTCTCATTTCCGCCACCGTGCTGAACATGCTGGTGGTGCCCGCGCTCTACCTGCGCCTGGGGAGGCCCGCCCGTGAACTGTGA